The Streptomyces laurentii region GGTCGTGGACGTCGCAGTCCTTGTCGACGACGATGATCAGCTTGGTCAGCGACATCATGTGCGCGCCCCAGATGGCGTGCATGACCTTCTGCGCGTGCTTCGGGTACTTCTTGTCGATCGAGACGATCGCGCAGTTGTGGAAGCCGCCCGACTCCGGCAGGTGGTAGTCGACGATTTCCGGCACGATGATCTTGAGCAGGGGCAGGAAGAAACGTTCCGTGGCCCGCCCCAGCGGCCCGTCCTCGGTCGGCGGCCGGCCGACCACGATCGACTGGAGCAGGGGACGCTTCCGCATCGTCACGCAGTCGATCTTCAGTGCGGGGAACGGTTCCTGCGGCGTGTAGAAGCCGGTGTGGTCGCCGAACGGACCCTCCGGCAGCATCTCGCCGGGCTCCAGCCAGCCCTCGATCACGACCTCGGCCTGCGCCGGGACCTGCAGCGGGACGGTCTTGCAGTCGACCATCTCGATCCGCTTGCCCTGCACGAAGCCGGCGAACAGGTACTCGTCGATGTCGCCGGGCAGCGGCGCGGTCGACGCGTACGTGACGGCCGGCGGGCAGCCGAAGGCGATCGCGACCGGCAGCCGCTCACCGCGCTCCGCCGCCACCGCGTAGTGGTTGCGGCTGTCCTTGTGGATCTGCCAGTGCATGCCGATGGTGCGCTTGTCGTGGCGCTGGAGGCGGTAGAGACCGAGGTTGCGCACGCCGGTCTCGGGGTGCTTGGTGTGGGTGAGGCCCAGGTTGAAGAAGGAGCCGCCGTCCTTGGGCCAGGTGAACAGCGCCGGCAGCCGGTCGAGGTCGACGTCGTCGCCGGTGAGGACGACCTCGTGGACCGGGGCGTTCTCCGTCTTCACCTTCTTCGGCGGCACGTGGACCATCGAGCCCAGCTTCCCGAACGCCTCGCGGACGCCGACGAAACCGTGCGGCAGTTCCGGCTTCAGCAGGCCGCCGATCTTCTCGCTGATCTCGCCGTACGACTTCAGGCCGAGGGCCTTCAGCAGCCGGCGGTCCGTCCCGAAGACGTTCATCGCGAGCGGCATCGCGGAGCCCTTGACGTTCTCGAAGAGAAGGGCCGGGCCGCCTGCCTTGTTCACCCGGTCGACGATCTCCCCGACCTCCAGGTACGGGTCGACTTCGGCCTTGATGCGCTTGAGGTCGCCTTCGCGCTCGAGCGCCCTGAGCAGCGAGCGGAGATCGTCGTAAGCCATAGGGGCAAGTATCCGCCACCGGCTACGCTGGGCCCTTCACCGGGGCCGCGCAGCGCGTCCCGCCCACACTCTCCAGGCGTCTCCAGGGGGCTGTTCCACATGCTCAGGGCACTGATGTACCTCTTGCCTCTGGCGCTGCTGATCTATGCCTTCATCGACTGCCTGAACACCCCCGAAGAAGAGGTCAGGCACCTGCCCAAGGTCGTCTGGGTCATCATCATCCTGCTCGTCTGGATCGCCGGGCCCATCGTGTGGCTCGCCGCCGGAAAGACGCGCCGCGCTCTCCCGAACGGCCCCGGCGACGCCCGCCGGGAACGGGAATGGGTCGCCCCCGACGACAACCCGGAGTTCCTGGCCTCGCTGCGCGAGGAGAACAAGCGCGAGGAGAACCGGAAGGACGAGTCGCTCCTGAAGGACTGGGAGGCCGACCTGCGCCGTCGCGAGGACGAGCTGCGCCGCCGCGAGGACGAGGGCGACCGGCCGCGCGACGAGGACGGCACGAAGTCGTGACGCGGGTCCCCGGATCGCCGGCATGGAACTGAAGCTGCTCGTCACCTTCGAGAAGGTGGCCACGGTCCTGTCCTTCACCCGGGCCGCCGCCGAGCTGTCATATGCCCAGTCCAGCGTCACCGCCCAGATCCGGTCCCTGGAGACCGACCTCGGCACCGAACTCTTCGAACGCCTCGGCTCGCGCATATGCCTCACCGAGGCCGGCAAGCGGCTGCTCCCGTACGCCTGTCAGATCATCGCGCTCCACGGCGAGGCGCGGGCGGCCGTCACCGGCCGAGGCGGCTCCGGCGAGCCCTCGGGGATGATCATGATCGGCACCATGGAGTCCCTGACCTCCTACCGGCTGCCGCCACTGCTCGAACTCTTCCACCACCGCTACCCGGGCGTCCGGCTCTCCCTGCGGCCCACTCTCGGCGACGCGACCCGGCGGGCGCTGCGCGAGGGCACGTACGACATCGGGCTGCTGATGGAACCGGACACGGCACACGAGGGCCTGGACAGCGAGGTGCTGTGCGAGGAGCCGCTGATCCTGGTGAGCGGGCCGGCGCATCCGCTGGCCTGGCGGACCCGGCTCACGACGGCGGACTTGGCGGCGGCCGCGCTGGTCGGCACGGAGCCGGGATGTCCCTACCGGGATCTGTTCGAAGCGGAGCTGCGGCCGTGCGGTCCGCCCGTCTTCACGGAGTACGGCACGATCGAGGCGACCAAGCGGGGCGTGGCGGCCGGGCTCGGGATCGCGCTGCTGCCCCGGATCGCCGTCGGCACGGAGCTGGCGTCCGGGGAACTGATGGCGCTGGACTGGGAACCGCCGTTCACACTGTTCACGCAGATCGCGTGGCGGCGGGGGAAGCGGCTGCCGGCGCAAGTCCTTCTGTTCGTGGAGCAGGCGCGGCGGCTCGCGCGGGAGCAGGCTTCGCCAGGGTCACCCTGAGGCTGGCGAGCACGATCAGCGGGACGCCGAGCGCCTGGACGAGGCCGATGTGGTGCCCGTACACCTCCCAGTCGACGACCATCGCGACGGCCGGGTAGGTGAAGGCGAGGACGGCGATGCGGGCGGTGGGCAGCTTGGCGTACGCCGCGTACATCAGCACGTACATCACCCCGGTGTGGATCAGCCCGAGCCCGGCCAGCCAGCCCCAGCCGGCACCGAGCCGGGCCGCCTCGCCGAAGTCGGCGAAGGGCAGGAGCAGCGGGATGCCGACGGTGACCTGGACGAGCGCGATGAGGTGCGGCCGGACGCCGCTGATCCGCTTGGTGACGATCGTCGCCAGCGCGTAGAGCACCGCCGCGGCAAGCGCGAAGCCGAGCCCCTTGAGCGACGCGGTGTCCCCGGGCCGCACCCCGGACACCAGCACGAGCCCGGCGAACGCGACCGCGAGCCAGCCCACCTTCGCCGCCCCTATCCGCTCACGGAGCACGAGCGCGCCGAGGAGGACGAGGAAGAAGGGCTGGGTGTGGTAGACGACGGTGGCGAACGAGATCGAGGTGGCCTCGTACGCCTCGAACAGGAACACCCAGTTGAAGACGATGAACACGCCGCCGAGCGCGGCGAGTCCGAACGTCCGCGGGGTGAGCCCGTGCCCGGTGAGGAAGCCACGGACGAGGCTGTACGCCCCGAGCGCGACGGCACCGAACACGCAGCGGAAGAACACGACGGTGAACGGGGAGGCACCGGACTCCACGACGAACACCCCGAGGGTGCCGGACAGCACCATGGCCAGGGTGAGTTCGAGGGGCCCGCGCGCTTCGATTCCGAGCCGATTTCTCATGCCGCCGACGCTACGAGCGGACCCGGGACCCGGTCCACGAGCGACCGGAGCGTCCTGCCGATGCCCCCATCGGCGTGACCGATGCAGCCCTACCCGAGCCGGTCGCCGAAGAAACGCGCCCCTGGCCGCCTCTCCCGCGCAACCTGACGCAATCCGGCCCCAAGCTCTCATGCGGTCACGCACTCTGGA contains the following coding sequences:
- a CDS encoding phenylphosphate carboxylase, beta subunit (3-octaprenyl-4-hydroxybenzoate carboxy-lyase; cl00311;~identified by MetaGeneAnnotator; putative;~phenylphosphate carboxylase, beta subunit [Streptomyces sp. C]), whose protein sequence is MAYDDLRSLLRALEREGDLKRIKAEVDPYLEVGEIVDRVNKAGGPALLFENVKGSAMPLAMNVFGTDRRLLKALGLKSYGEISEKIGGLLKPELPHGFVGVREAFGKLGSMVHVPPKKVKTENAPVHEVVLTGDDVDLDRLPALFTWPKDGGSFFNLGLTHTKHPETGVRNLGLYRLQRHDKRTIGMHWQIHKDSRNHYAVAAERGERLPVAIAFGCPPAVTYASTAPLPGDIDEYLFAGFVQGKRIEMVDCKTVPLQVPAQAEVVIEGWLEPGEMLPEGPFGDHTGFYTPQEPFPALKIDCVTMRKRPLLQSIVVGRPPTEDGPLGRATERFFLPLLKIIVPEIVDYHLPESGGFHNCAIVSIDKKYPKHAQKVMHAIWGAHMMSLTKLIIVVDKDCDVHDLHEVSWRALGNTDYARDLTVVEGPVDHLDHASYQQFWGGKAGIDATKKLPEEGYTRDGGWPDMVESDPATAALVDRRWKEYGL
- a CDS encoding hypothetical protein (identified by MetaGeneAnnotator; putative;~sequence version:1), whose protein sequence is MLRALMYLLPLALLIYAFIDCLNTPEEEVRHLPKVVWVIIILLVWIAGPIVWLAAGKTRRALPNGPGDARREREWVAPDDNPEFLASLREENKREENRKDESLLKDWEADLRRREDELRRREDEGDRPRDEDGTKS
- a CDS encoding DMT superfamily permease (Carboxylate/Amino Acid/Amine Transporter; TIGR00950;~DMT superfamily permease [Streptomyces pristinaespiralis ATCC25486];~EamA-like transporter family; cl01037;~identified by MetaGeneAnnotator; putative), whose translation is MRNRLGIEARGPLELTLAMVLSGTLGVFVVESGASPFTVVFFRCVFGAVALGAYSLVRGFLTGHGLTPRTFGLAALGGVFIVFNWVFLFEAYEATSISFATVVYHTQPFFLVLLGALVLRERIGAAKVGWLAVAFAGLVLVSGVRPGDTASLKGLGFALAAAVLYALATIVTKRISGVRPHLIALVQVTVGIPLLLPFADFGEAARLGAGWGWLAGLGLIHTGVMYVLMYAAYAKLPTARIAVLAFTYPAVAMVVDWEVYGHHIGLVQALGVPLIVLASLRVTLAKPAPARAAAPAPRTEGLAPAAASPAATRSA
- a CDS encoding transcriptional regulator, lysr family protein (Bacterial regulatory helix-turn-helix protein, lysR family; pfam00126;~The substrate binding domain of LysR-type transcriptional regulators (LTTRs), a member of the type 2 periplasmic binding fold protein superfamily; cd05466;~Transcriptional regulator [Transcription]; COG0583;~dimerization interface [polypeptide binding];~identified by MetaGeneAnnotator; putative;~transcriptional regulator, lysr family protein [Streptomyces venezuelae ATCC10712]) is translated as MELKLLVTFEKVATVLSFTRAAAELSYAQSSVTAQIRSLETDLGTELFERLGSRICLTEAGKRLLPYACQIIALHGEARAAVTGRGGSGEPSGMIMIGTMESLTSYRLPPLLELFHHRYPGVRLSLRPTLGDATRRALREGTYDIGLLMEPDTAHEGLDSEVLCEEPLILVSGPAHPLAWRTRLTTADLAAAALVGTEPGCPYRDLFEAELRPCGPPVFTEYGTIEATKRGVAAGLGIALLPRIAVGTELASGELMALDWEPPFTLFTQIAWRRGKRLPAQVLLFVEQARRLAREQASPGSP